ACAGTTGCGCCAGTTGCAGCCCGTTCAGGGTGCTGTCGATCGGGTTCGTATGCGTCGGCGTATACCGTATCGGCCCTAGCTCTCCCGCTTCACTCATCACGGGATCGGTCAACACCATTCTCGCCACCATCCGTCCCCGGTCATAGTCATGCACGCGATACCGCTCATCGAAGAACCCCAGAAAGCCCGTTAGGTCCGCCCCCGCCAACAACTCCTCGGACACAGCGATTCCATAGATCCGCATATAGTCGCACTGTCCCAAATTCGCCGCTGTCTCAAACGCAAGCACAGTATCGCGAAATGCATCGGCGGCGTAGCTCCCTGCCCCCAGATGCACGATCTCCTCCTTATATTGGTGTTCAATCCGCCGCCTGGCATTAGCGAGGCTCTCTTTCCCGATCTTCGCAACCTGCCTAGTCCCCGTCCGCGTCGGCTGCGAAAACAACACCTTCAGCAGACCATCCGCGGTCCTCTTCAGACTTCCGCTCTTGATTTCGCCTGAACGCAGCTTCTCTACCAGTTCGCTGGCCCGAGCGTCCATTAGAGCAATCTGCTCATTCATCTCCACCGCTGTAATCCAGTCCTGAAACTCTGACTGCCCAAGCAGCACCTTGGCCCACCGCTTCATCATCTGGAAGTAGTCTGCATTCACCTCGCAAAAGCTCGAATCCGCGCTCGAAGTTCTCCCATGCGGCGACACAAACAAGTAGAACCGGCTGTCGTTGTACCAATGCTTGTCGATCTCATCCACCAGATTCTTCGCCATACCCAGCGGCTCATTCTGCAAGATTCCGCCATCGGTGTACGTGAACCTCGACGGATCATCCGTCCACGGCTCCAGACCGTTTTTTGCGTAATCCGCCCGCCAGCGGTCCACCTCCTTTGCACGAAATGCCAACGGATATGCCCCGCTTGCCACCGACGCGTCCGCTAGCTCACGCCACACCTCCGGCTTATCGCTCCCGTCCACACTCACAACTCGTGTTATCTGGTCTTCATGCCGCGTGTAGATAAACCTCCCGCAAGGCTGCATGTCATAGCCGTAGTCCACGCCGTTCAGGTTGGTCAGCGTCATTCCGATGGAGATCGACCGGGCAGCAGCCAGGTGCGTTATGGGAGCGGGCCACTCCTCCGATGCATATCGTCCCAGGAGCGTATCCTTTGCTATTCCTTCCACCACGTTCGACGAAAAGATCGAACGCAGCGGTGGCTCCACCTCGCCTGTCGCTTCGTCCACCGTCTTCAACAATCCATCGAGGTCGATCCGTTTTACCCACACGTTATACAGCGGGTTATCGTACGCGTCGCGAAACTCATCGGCAGAGTACAACATCTTATGCGCCACAATCGCCGCCGTCATCGCACCGGCCGAGGCGCCCGTCATGACATCGATAAGAATCTTTTCGTCGTCTGTCACTCCCTCAGCGGAGTTATGCTGATGAATTGCATCCAGCACCTCATACAGAACACCCGCCTCATAACTCCCCAACGACACCGCACCCGCAATCGTAATAGCCAGCCGCTTCGGCATATCTCTCCTCGCAGCAAAATTAGAGCACCCTTCCGAACCATGAACCATATACCTAATTGGTCATAGCCCGTTTGGTGGTACTCATACCATCAATTTATCGCCTCCGCTCCCGTCCCTGTCCGCAGTCACGGACTCACCTCTCGTCGCCGACCTTGAACATGCAGGTTTCATGCCTCCGATTCTCAGCGTCGGAACAAACAGGGATGGTGGCCGTTCTCTGCGACAGGCTCCCCGGTCTCGGGTGGTTCGGCCTCTCCGCAATCCGTTCAATCGGAACCGGTGTCTTTTACAGTTCTTCGCGACGGCTTTCCAATAAAGACTGTATGAATTGCCACCGCTAGTGCATCCATGCAGGATTGGTCGAGTGCTCGCGGCGAATCATTTTGCATCAGCTTGAGCACCTCCGCACATCTGAGCTTTTGTCGGTAGGGTCGGTAGGATGAAAGTGCATCATAAATATCCGCAACCGTTAATATCCGTGCAAGAAGTGAAAGCTCCGACCCATGAAGCCCTCGCGGATAACCAGATCCATCGAGCTTTTCATGATGCGCCGCAGCGACCTCCGCAATCTCTTCGAATCCTGGAATCTTATCGAGAATCTCTCTCGTGTATCGAGGATGTTTGTAGATAGATTGCCACTCCCTAGAGGTGAGTTTACCCGGCTTCTCGAGTATTGTATTGGGTACTCCGAGCTTTCCAATGTCGTGAAGCAAGGCGGCGCGTTCCAACAATTTGGCATCGTACTCTCCCACGCCCATCACCTTAGCGATAGCGCTCGCTGTCGTGGCGACACCGGTGGAGTGGGTGAACGTAAAAGGAGACTTGGCGTCTACAACCTCGGCGAACGCGAGGCAAATGTTGTCTACTAAAAATATATTTGGAGACTGTCTATTGCGTTCGGGAGCGAGTTCTATCACATGGG
The nucleotide sequence above comes from Tunturibacter empetritectus. Encoded proteins:
- a CDS encoding patatin-like phospholipase family protein, with amino-acid sequence MPKRLAITIAGAVSLGSYEAGVLYEVLDAIHQHNSAEGVTDDEKILIDVMTGASAGAMTAAIVAHKMLYSADEFRDAYDNPLYNVWVKRIDLDGLLKTVDEATGEVEPPLRSIFSSNVVEGIAKDTLLGRYASEEWPAPITHLAAARSISIGMTLTNLNGVDYGYDMQPCGRFIYTRHEDQITRVVSVDGSDKPEVWRELADASVASGAYPLAFRAKEVDRWRADYAKNGLEPWTDDPSRFTYTDGGILQNEPLGMAKNLVDEIDKHWYNDSRFYLFVSPHGRTSSADSSFCEVNADYFQMMKRWAKVLLGQSEFQDWITAVEMNEQIALMDARASELVEKLRSGEIKSGSLKRTADGLLKVLFSQPTRTGTRQVAKIGKESLANARRRIEHQYKEEIVHLGAGSYAADAFRDTVLAFETAANLGQCDYMRIYGIAVSEELLAGADLTGFLGFFDERYRVHDYDRGRMVARMVLTDPVMSEAGELGPIRYTPTHTNPIDSTLNGLQLAQLSIEDQKKFREGVKKRVSEMVRYLIGFWSYPADVVVIEPLMNAILNHLFRE